Proteins found in one Terribacillus sp. DMT04 genomic segment:
- the atpG gene encoding ATP synthase F1 subunit gamma, giving the protein MASLRDIQSKINSTKKTKQITKAMQMVSASKLTRAEQNAKAFVPYSEKMQEVVSQIAASGDATHPMLQTRAVKKTGYLVITADRGLAGGYNNNVIREVYRTIQHQHASTDEYTVIAAGRFGRDFFKKNNLPIAKEIIGLPDQPDFADIKQIASEAVEMFLEEEIDELVLFYNHFNSAISQEVTSQKLLPLTDITPESGRSVQSMYEFEPDAEGILKVLLPQYAESLIYGALLDAKASEHAARMTAMRAATDNANERIDDLTLTFNRARQAAITQEISEIVGGAAALQS; this is encoded by the coding sequence TTGGCATCCTTAAGAGATATTCAGAGTAAAATTAACTCTACAAAAAAGACTAAACAGATAACGAAAGCAATGCAGATGGTATCCGCTTCTAAGCTGACACGAGCGGAGCAGAATGCGAAAGCTTTCGTTCCATATAGTGAAAAAATGCAGGAGGTTGTGTCACAAATCGCCGCTTCAGGTGATGCGACACATCCCATGCTGCAAACGCGGGCTGTCAAGAAGACGGGTTACCTTGTTATCACTGCCGATCGCGGATTGGCTGGCGGATACAATAACAACGTCATTCGAGAAGTTTACCGCACAATTCAGCACCAGCACGCTTCAACGGATGAATATACGGTGATTGCTGCAGGTCGTTTCGGCCGGGACTTCTTCAAAAAGAACAACCTGCCGATCGCTAAAGAAATCATCGGATTGCCTGATCAGCCGGATTTTGCTGATATCAAGCAGATTGCATCCGAAGCTGTAGAAATGTTCTTAGAAGAAGAGATCGATGAATTGGTCTTATTCTACAACCATTTCAACAGCGCTATTTCTCAGGAAGTTACGTCTCAGAAGCTGCTTCCTTTAACAGATATTACGCCGGAGAGCGGACGTTCTGTACAAAGCATGTACGAGTTCGAACCGGATGCAGAAGGTATTCTAAAAGTATTGCTGCCTCAGTACGCGGAGAGTTTGATCTACGGCGCCCTGCTTGATGCGAAAGCAAGTGAGCACGCAGCACGTATGACAGCAATGAGAGCAGCGACAGACAATGCAAACGAACGAATTGATGATCTGACGCTAACCTTCAACCGTGCACGACAAGCAGCTATTACACAAGAGATTAGTGAGATTGTCGGCGGAGCGGCAGCGCTGCAATCATAA
- the atpA gene encoding F0F1 ATP synthase subunit alpha, producing the protein MSMKAEEISALIKQQIENYDTEIEVSDVGTVIQVGDGIARVHGLDNVMSGELIEFSNGVMGLAQNLEESNVGVVILGEYRGIREGDEVRRTGRIMQVPVGDELIGRVVNPLGQPIDGKGPIESSKTRPIEAPAPGVMDRKSVDEPLQTGIKAIDALVPIGRGQRELIIGDRQTGKTSVAIDAILNQHDQDMICIYVAIGQKESTIRGTVETLRKHGALDYTIVVAAGASDPAPLLYLSPYSGVAMGEEFMYNGKHVLIVYDDLSKQAAAYRELSLLLRRPPGREAFPGDVFYLHSRLLERAAKLSDAKGGGSITALPFVETQAGDISAYIPTNVISITDGQIFLQSDLFFSGVRPAINPGLSVSRVGGSAQIKAMKKVAGTLRLDLAAFRELESFAQFGSDLDASTQARLNRGARTVEVLKQGLHQPLSVEKQVTIIYALVNGFLDDIPVEQVVSFENEFHTWFAANQAELLKGIRETGKPADSDKLNSAIEEFKKTFVVK; encoded by the coding sequence ATGAGCATGAAAGCTGAAGAAATCAGTGCATTGATTAAACAGCAAATCGAGAATTATGACACTGAAATAGAAGTAAGTGATGTAGGTACTGTTATTCAAGTTGGTGACGGTATCGCACGTGTCCATGGCCTGGATAATGTAATGTCCGGAGAACTTATCGAGTTCTCAAATGGTGTCATGGGACTTGCACAAAACTTGGAAGAATCAAACGTTGGTGTTGTTATTCTAGGTGAATACAGAGGCATCCGTGAAGGTGACGAAGTACGTCGTACAGGTCGCATCATGCAGGTTCCTGTAGGTGACGAACTAATCGGCCGTGTTGTTAACCCGCTAGGACAGCCAATCGATGGCAAAGGTCCAATCGAATCAAGCAAAACTCGTCCAATTGAAGCACCAGCTCCTGGTGTTATGGACCGTAAATCAGTAGATGAGCCGCTTCAGACTGGTATTAAAGCGATTGATGCGCTTGTACCAATCGGCCGCGGACAGCGTGAGCTAATCATCGGTGACCGTCAGACTGGTAAAACATCTGTTGCAATCGATGCGATTCTAAACCAGCACGATCAAGATATGATCTGTATCTACGTTGCAATTGGTCAGAAAGAATCAACAATCCGCGGAACAGTAGAAACACTTCGTAAGCATGGCGCACTTGATTATACAATCGTCGTTGCTGCGGGTGCATCTGATCCAGCTCCATTGCTTTACTTGTCACCATACTCTGGTGTTGCAATGGGTGAGGAATTCATGTACAACGGCAAGCACGTCCTCATCGTATACGATGATCTTTCTAAACAGGCAGCAGCATACCGTGAGCTTTCCTTGCTTCTTCGTCGTCCTCCAGGTCGTGAAGCGTTCCCAGGGGATGTATTCTACTTGCACTCCCGTCTATTGGAACGTGCAGCGAAGCTAAGCGATGCAAAAGGCGGCGGTTCAATTACTGCATTGCCATTCGTTGAAACACAAGCAGGCGATATTTCTGCTTATATCCCAACAAACGTTATCTCAATCACAGACGGACAGATCTTCTTGCAATCTGACCTGTTCTTCTCCGGTGTACGTCCTGCGATTAACCCAGGTCTATCGGTATCCCGTGTAGGTGGTTCTGCACAAATCAAAGCAATGAAGAAGGTTGCCGGAACATTGCGTCTTGATTTGGCTGCATTCCGTGAGCTGGAATCCTTTGCACAATTCGGATCTGACTTGGATGCTTCTACACAAGCTCGCTTAAACCGCGGTGCTCGTACAGTAGAAGTACTGAAACAAGGCTTACATCAGCCGCTTTCAGTAGAGAAGCAGGTTACAATCATCTATGCATTGGTTAACGGATTCTTAGATGATATCCCGGTAGAACAAGTCGTGAGCTTTGAGAATGAATTCCACACATGGTTCGCTGCAAATCAAGCTGAATTGCTGAAAGGCATCCGTGAAACTGGTAAGCCAGCAGATTCTGACAAGCTTAACAGTGCAATCGAGGAATTCAAGAAAACTTTCGTCGTAAAATAA
- a CDS encoding F0F1 ATP synthase subunit delta, with protein sequence MRDVTIVKRYAEALFEVAVNRDIVESVRSELHTAKQVAQNDAAFVRFLSEPKIGLDKKKTLIETSFAAGSIEVRNTLKLLLDAGRIDSIPQVADSFQALYDESQGTAQATVYSVRALSETEKQTVAETFAQKLGKKAVSIDNKVDPTLLGGLKVRIGNTIYDSTIKNKLTRIERNLVNVSK encoded by the coding sequence ATGCGTGATGTGACAATTGTAAAACGATATGCAGAAGCACTGTTCGAAGTAGCAGTAAATCGTGATATCGTCGAGAGCGTGCGATCCGAATTGCACACAGCGAAGCAAGTGGCACAGAACGATGCTGCTTTTGTCCGTTTCCTTTCAGAGCCGAAGATTGGCTTGGATAAGAAGAAGACATTGATTGAAACAAGCTTCGCTGCTGGAAGCATCGAAGTTCGCAATACATTAAAGCTGTTATTGGATGCTGGACGAATTGACAGTATTCCTCAAGTAGCAGACAGCTTTCAAGCTTTGTATGACGAAAGCCAAGGCACTGCCCAGGCAACAGTTTATTCTGTACGTGCACTTTCTGAGACGGAGAAACAGACAGTAGCTGAGACATTCGCCCAAAAACTCGGCAAAAAAGCTGTTTCAATAGATAACAAAGTTGATCCGACACTGCTTGGCGGTTTAAAAGTACGGATTGGCAATACAATCTACGACAGCACGATTAAAAACAAGCTGACACGTATCGAACGTAATTTAGTAAATGTGAGCAAATAA
- the atpF gene encoding F0F1 ATP synthase subunit B codes for MQTLTIGAAVGGLPIGSMLIQLISFIILLALLKKFAWKPLLKVMQDRQEYISNEIDMAEASRKEAEAATKTAAEELKQTRAEAQAIIEEARKAGQQQEENIIAAARRESERLKEAAVEDIAHEKEKAMQALQAQVASLSVQIASKIIEKEISSEDQDKLISEYVKELGR; via the coding sequence TTGCAAACACTTACGATTGGTGCTGCAGTAGGTGGATTACCTATCGGTAGCATGTTGATTCAACTTATCAGCTTTATCATCCTGCTGGCGCTTCTTAAGAAGTTCGCATGGAAACCATTATTAAAAGTCATGCAGGACCGCCAGGAATACATCTCAAATGAGATTGATATGGCAGAAGCAAGCCGCAAGGAAGCTGAAGCAGCAACGAAAACAGCTGCAGAAGAATTAAAACAAACACGTGCGGAAGCACAAGCTATTATAGAAGAAGCAAGAAAAGCCGGGCAGCAGCAGGAAGAAAATATTATTGCTGCAGCACGACGTGAATCAGAGCGTCTGAAAGAGGCCGCTGTGGAAGATATCGCACACGAGAAGGAAAAAGCAATGCAAGCGTTGCAAGCACAAGTGGCAAGCCTTTCCGTTCAGATTGCAAGCAAGATCATCGAGAAGGAGATCTCTTCCGAAGATCAAGACAAGCTTATCAGTGAATATGTGAAAGAATTGGGGCGATAA
- the atpE gene encoding F0F1 ATP synthase subunit C, translating to MGSLAAAIAIGLAALGAGIGNGLIVSRTVEGIARQPELAGRLQTTMYIGVALVEVIPIFALVIAFMVM from the coding sequence ATGGGTTCATTAGCAGCAGCAATTGCAATTGGTTTAGCCGCACTAGGCGCAGGTATTGGTAACGGTCTAATCGTTAGCCGCACAGTAGAAGGGATTGCTAGACAGCCAGAACTTGCTGGAAGACTTCAAACGACAATGTACATCGGGGTTGCACTAGTAGAGGTTATCCCTATCTTCGCCCTAGTTATCGCGTTCATGGTAATGTAA
- the atpB gene encoding F0F1 ATP synthase subunit A yields the protein MNHGSPMWNNAFGIEWLDFNLSTSLMTIISSIIVFIICVLGSRNLQRRPRAFQNVMEMLVDFVKKVIGDAMDWKTGKQFLPLGLTLFMYIFISNMLGVIIMVVVGHDLWWKSPTSDAASTLTLSVMVILLTNFYGVKILGGKEYLKGYIRPVPFLLPLNLIEEAANTLTLGLRLFGNIFAGEVLLSLIGESLAGVNPPFTTIAAFVPMIAWQGFSLFIGTIQSYIFLVLTMVYMSHKVSKAH from the coding sequence TTGAATCACGGATCACCAATGTGGAATAATGCATTCGGTATCGAATGGCTCGACTTTAACTTGTCGACATCTTTGATGACCATCATCTCCTCTATTATCGTCTTTATCATCTGTGTATTGGGCAGCAGGAATCTGCAGCGCAGACCTCGTGCTTTCCAGAACGTGATGGAGATGCTAGTTGACTTCGTAAAGAAAGTAATAGGCGACGCAATGGACTGGAAAACAGGCAAGCAATTCCTGCCATTGGGTTTAACGCTCTTTATGTACATCTTTATTAGTAACATGCTTGGTGTCATCATCATGGTTGTTGTAGGTCACGACCTTTGGTGGAAATCACCGACATCCGATGCAGCATCCACACTCACATTATCAGTGATGGTCATCTTGCTCACCAACTTCTATGGTGTCAAGATTCTTGGCGGAAAAGAATATCTGAAAGGATATATCCGGCCAGTGCCGTTCCTGCTTCCATTGAATTTAATTGAGGAAGCGGCGAATACACTAACACTCGGACTTCGTCTTTTCGGTAACATTTTCGCAGGAGAAGTATTGTTATCTCTGATTGGGGAGTCTCTAGCTGGCGTCAATCCGCCATTCACAACGATTGCGGCATTTGTGCCAATGATCGCATGGCAGGGCTTCAGTTTATTCATCGGGACAATTCAGTCTTATATATTCCTAGTGCTGACAATGGTTTACATGTCGCACAAAGTTTCAAAAGCACATTAA
- a CDS encoding ATP synthase subunit I, which yields MQQVNKMIHARQCKWMLYLLALLMLGAGFTPYQRIFLGLFLGASVSFFSMWLLQRKVRQFTEAVAAHGRIPALGTFSRMAASVLAVMLALRFDAYFHLIAVVIGLAAGYIIIFIDSFFTSLKD from the coding sequence ATGCAGCAGGTCAATAAGATGATACATGCACGACAATGCAAATGGATGCTATATTTACTGGCACTTTTGATGCTTGGAGCGGGTTTTACCCCGTACCAGCGCATTTTCCTCGGCTTGTTTCTTGGAGCTTCAGTCAGTTTTTTCTCCATGTGGCTTCTCCAACGGAAAGTCAGACAGTTCACTGAAGCTGTCGCAGCACATGGCAGAATACCTGCCTTAGGCACCTTTTCCCGCATGGCAGCGTCTGTGCTTGCAGTAATGCTCGCACTGCGTTTTGACGCTTATTTCCATCTTATCGCAGTAGTAATTGGATTGGCTGCTGGCTACATCATTATCTTTATAGATAGTTTCTTCACGAGTTTAAAAGACTAG
- a CDS encoding S8 family serine peptidase, protein MKRLFLFFLASFFIISFQIPAQAAEQQTVIVELDGSAADYRDYVELHYPFIEVVEEFDTLFHGLALRATEDQLQELSQQSHLLNVHQVHTYKATAKKVDIPFVTKDFLGTKTAGVTGKGVKVGIIDTGIDYNHPDLKPNFKGGFDVVDWDEDPMETPSEEEGATIHGTHVAGIIGANGKMKGIAPGADIYSYRALGPGGTGTSVQVIAAIEKAVEDKMDIINLSLGSSVNGPDWPTSLAVNKAVELGVSVVTANGNEGPANWTVGSPATATKALAVGAVTTPQTTAVLYERFYKKMIPIQPLQGTIPWKQRRTLPVIDAGTGEHTLKDASGSIVLFKRGKIPFAQKARMAERANAAAVLIYNDQPGALNASLEDGGEPITIPVAAVTKQDGQWLLKNHKTVQLDAKQIELQNQMAAFSSRGPVTRNWAIKPEIAAPGAPVWSTVPGSSYQALQGTSMAAPYVAGALALVKEAHPEWTNEQQIGALLTTAQPLLQPDGSLYKPIEQGMGKMQPAKAIKAPVIIENPLLRFGKIDTKQKSEYELTVYNASSTRQDIRFDQPKATAGIRWELPMPLELAPHETKRIRAGISVNPDIQSSGVHQGYVTAHIGEQQINLPYLFVVKQADNPKAMGLEMEWKPLSRRGEYRYQIYLPEGAASLQIDLYDPNTLIYQRRLLAAKQVEPGLLKGTMTRQKAGREGAYLALIQLRTVDGEVVSAELPFYLSEQMRMK, encoded by the coding sequence GTGAAGCGTTTGTTCCTATTTTTTTTGGCATCATTTTTTATCATCAGCTTTCAGATACCGGCGCAGGCAGCAGAACAGCAAACAGTCATTGTAGAATTGGATGGAAGTGCTGCTGATTATCGTGATTATGTAGAATTGCACTATCCATTTATTGAAGTGGTCGAGGAATTTGATACGTTGTTTCACGGGCTGGCGCTTCGTGCAACGGAAGATCAATTGCAAGAATTGTCCCAGCAAAGCCATTTGTTGAACGTACATCAAGTACATACGTATAAAGCGACAGCTAAGAAAGTCGATATACCTTTTGTTACAAAAGATTTTCTTGGCACCAAAACAGCAGGCGTGACTGGTAAGGGCGTTAAAGTTGGCATTATTGACACTGGAATTGATTACAACCATCCAGATTTGAAACCCAACTTTAAAGGCGGTTTTGATGTGGTGGATTGGGATGAGGACCCGATGGAAACGCCGTCAGAAGAAGAAGGAGCTACCATTCATGGTACACATGTTGCTGGCATTATTGGAGCTAACGGCAAGATGAAAGGAATTGCACCGGGTGCTGACATATACAGTTACCGGGCGCTCGGACCTGGAGGGACAGGTACTTCGGTTCAAGTCATCGCTGCAATTGAAAAAGCAGTGGAAGATAAGATGGATATTATTAATCTGTCGCTCGGGAGCTCCGTCAACGGTCCAGATTGGCCAACCAGTTTAGCCGTCAATAAAGCAGTGGAGCTAGGTGTTAGTGTTGTAACTGCTAACGGTAATGAAGGACCAGCCAATTGGACAGTTGGGTCTCCCGCTACGGCTACCAAGGCTTTAGCTGTAGGAGCAGTCACAACACCGCAGACAACCGCTGTATTATATGAACGATTTTACAAAAAGATGATTCCAATTCAGCCGCTTCAAGGGACAATCCCTTGGAAGCAGCGTCGCACGCTGCCTGTAATTGATGCTGGCACAGGTGAGCATACGCTGAAGGATGCTTCTGGGAGCATTGTGTTATTCAAACGCGGAAAGATACCTTTCGCACAAAAAGCTCGGATGGCAGAGCGTGCGAATGCTGCAGCTGTTTTAATTTACAACGACCAGCCAGGAGCATTGAATGCCTCGCTTGAGGATGGGGGAGAACCGATCACCATTCCTGTAGCAGCAGTTACCAAGCAGGATGGCCAGTGGCTTTTGAAAAACCACAAAACAGTGCAGTTAGATGCAAAGCAAATAGAGCTGCAAAATCAAATGGCCGCTTTCAGCTCCAGAGGCCCTGTTACACGTAACTGGGCCATTAAGCCAGAGATTGCTGCCCCTGGCGCGCCGGTTTGGAGTACGGTGCCCGGTTCGAGCTATCAGGCACTGCAAGGAACGAGTATGGCAGCGCCTTATGTGGCAGGAGCTTTGGCGCTAGTAAAAGAAGCGCATCCAGAGTGGACGAACGAACAGCAAATAGGAGCATTGCTTACAACGGCACAGCCTTTGCTGCAGCCAGACGGAAGTCTTTATAAACCTATTGAGCAAGGTATGGGCAAGATGCAGCCAGCGAAAGCGATCAAAGCTCCTGTAATCATTGAGAACCCACTGCTTCGCTTTGGAAAGATTGATACAAAGCAAAAGTCCGAATATGAGCTGACCGTTTATAATGCAAGCAGCACAAGACAGGATATTCGTTTTGACCAGCCGAAAGCAACTGCCGGAATTCGCTGGGAGCTGCCAATGCCGCTAGAATTAGCTCCGCATGAGACGAAACGAATAAGAGCTGGAATTTCTGTCAATCCTGATATTCAGTCATCAGGTGTTCACCAAGGATATGTAACTGCTCATATTGGAGAACAACAAATAAATCTGCCATATTTATTTGTCGTAAAGCAAGCGGATAACCCGAAGGCAATGGGCTTAGAGATGGAATGGAAGCCATTGTCCAGACGAGGGGAATATCGTTATCAGATTTACCTGCCTGAAGGAGCAGCTTCTCTGCAAATTGATTTGTATGATCCGAATACGCTAATCTATCAGAGACGGCTGTTAGCAGCGAAACAAGTAGAGCCTGGACTGCTGAAGGGAACGATGACGAGACAGAAGGCAGGCAGGGAAGGTGCATACCTGGCATTAATCCAGCTTCGAACAGTAGATGGAGAAGTAGTAAGTGCAGAACTGCCATTTTATTTGTCAGAGCAGATGCGGATGAAATAG
- the wecB gene encoding non-hydrolyzing UDP-N-acetylglucosamine 2-epimerase, whose protein sequence is MVPNKKKVMLVFGTRPEAVKMAPLVLELQKRTEQFETIVTVTAQQREMLDQVLTIFGITPDYDLNIMKARQSLTHITTKVMAGLDELYQEVKPDIVLVHGDTTTSFAASLAAYYNQIPVGHVEAGLRTWNKYSPFPEELNRQLTGVIADLHFSPTDQARQNLLDEGKNTTSITVTGNTAIDAMSTTVDAHYEHPILEQAAGKRLVLVTAHRRENLGGNMEHMFTAIRRIADAHPDTMIVYPVHLNPAVRDIANRILGNHEQIQLIEPLGLIDFHNFASRSYLILTDSGGVQEEAPSLGVPVLVLRDTTERPEGIHAGTLKLAGTDEDNIFKMADHLLRDDEAHEAMAKASNPYGDGDASVRIATYLQYYFGFQTEPPAFFKPAD, encoded by the coding sequence ATGGTACCAAATAAGAAGAAAGTCATGCTTGTCTTTGGGACACGTCCTGAAGCGGTCAAGATGGCACCACTCGTCCTTGAGCTCCAAAAACGGACAGAGCAATTTGAAACAATTGTTACGGTTACGGCGCAGCAGCGAGAGATGCTCGATCAAGTACTTACTATATTCGGCATTACACCTGATTATGATTTAAATATTATGAAAGCGCGTCAAAGCCTTACGCATATCACCACAAAAGTGATGGCAGGGTTAGATGAGCTTTATCAGGAGGTGAAGCCGGATATCGTGCTCGTCCATGGTGATACAACAACAAGTTTTGCCGCTTCGCTTGCGGCATATTATAACCAAATTCCGGTTGGCCATGTGGAAGCGGGTTTACGTACTTGGAATAAGTATTCGCCATTCCCTGAAGAGCTTAATCGGCAGCTGACAGGTGTCATTGCTGATCTGCACTTTTCACCAACTGACCAGGCACGACAGAATCTGCTTGATGAAGGCAAGAACACAACATCAATAACTGTGACAGGCAATACAGCTATTGATGCGATGTCCACGACTGTAGATGCGCATTATGAGCATCCGATTTTAGAACAAGCTGCTGGAAAGCGTTTAGTGCTTGTAACAGCACACCGGCGGGAAAATCTGGGTGGTAACATGGAGCATATGTTTACTGCCATTAGACGAATCGCAGACGCACATCCGGACACAATGATCGTTTATCCGGTGCATTTAAATCCAGCTGTTCGTGATATAGCGAATCGAATCTTAGGTAATCATGAACAGATTCAGCTGATTGAACCGCTCGGGTTAATTGATTTTCATAACTTTGCTTCTCGTTCTTACTTGATATTAACGGACTCAGGCGGCGTCCAGGAAGAAGCTCCTTCATTAGGAGTACCTGTTTTGGTATTGCGTGATACAACGGAACGGCCGGAAGGTATCCATGCAGGGACATTGAAACTTGCCGGTACCGATGAAGATAATATCTTTAAAATGGCAGATCATTTGCTGCGTGATGATGAAGCACACGAAGCGATGGCAAAAGCATCAAATCCATACGGTGATGGAGATGCTTCTGTTCGCATTGCTACATATCTCCAATATTATTTCGGTTTCCAGACGGAACCACCTGCTTTTTTTAAACCAGCTGATTAA
- the upp gene encoding uracil phosphoribosyltransferase: MSNVFVLDHPLIQHKLTYIRDKHTGTKEFRELVDEVAALMAFEITRDLPMEETTIQTPVVETKTKVLAGKKIGLVPILRAGLGMTEGILRLIPAARVGHVGMYRDPETMQPVEYYIKLPSDIEERELIVIDPMLATGGSANDAIHSLKKRGAKQIRLMCLIAAPEGVEVIQKEHPDVDIYLAAMDEKLDDHGYIVPGLGDAGDRLYGTK; this comes from the coding sequence ATGAGTAATGTTTTTGTTTTAGATCATCCATTAATTCAGCATAAGCTTACGTACATACGTGATAAGCATACAGGTACGAAGGAATTCCGTGAATTGGTTGATGAGGTCGCGGCGCTAATGGCGTTTGAGATTACGAGAGATCTGCCGATGGAAGAGACAACAATTCAGACACCTGTCGTTGAAACGAAAACGAAAGTACTTGCAGGGAAGAAGATTGGACTTGTGCCTATCTTGCGTGCTGGTCTTGGTATGACAGAAGGTATCTTGCGTCTGATTCCTGCAGCGCGTGTTGGCCATGTCGGCATGTACCGTGATCCAGAGACGATGCAGCCGGTGGAGTACTACATCAAACTCCCTTCTGATATTGAAGAACGTGAATTGATTGTCATCGATCCAATGCTTGCAACAGGCGGATCTGCGAATGATGCGATTCATTCCTTGAAAAAACGCGGTGCGAAACAAATTCGCTTGATGTGCCTGATTGCTGCACCTGAGGGTGTAGAAGTGATTCAGAAAGAACATCCAGATGTAGATATTTATTTAGCTGCGATGGATGAGAAGCTTGATGATCATGGCTATATCGTTCCAGGTCTAGGAGATGCTGGGGACCGTTTGTATGGTACCAAATAA
- the glyA gene encoding serine hydroxymethyltransferase — protein sequence MKHIQANDPELFKAMEDERGRQHDKIELIASENFVSQAVMEAQGSVLTNKYAEGYPGRRYYGGCEYVDVAENLAINRAKEIFGAEHVNVQPHSGAQANMAVYFAFLEPGDTVLGMNLSHGGHLTHGSPVNFSGKLYNFTEYGVDQETEQLDYEAVRAKALEVKPKMIVAGASAYPRAIDFAKFREIADEVGAYLMVDMAHIAGLIAAGVHATPVPYADVVTTTTHKTLRGPRGGMILTKEKYAKQIDKAVFPAMQGGPLMHVIAAKAMSFKEILDNDFEAYAQQIVANAQRLAEGLTKEGVRLVSGGTDNHLLLLDVSKLGLTGKDAEHALDEVGVTTNKNTIPFDQEGPFITSGVRIGTAAVTTRGFKLEEMDELASIIADTLKHHEDAAKLEEVKGRVKTLADRFPLYK from the coding sequence ATGAAACATATTCAAGCGAATGATCCAGAACTATTTAAAGCTATGGAAGACGAAAGAGGGCGCCAGCACGATAAAATCGAGCTGATCGCATCTGAGAACTTCGTATCACAGGCTGTGATGGAAGCGCAAGGCTCCGTACTAACGAACAAATATGCGGAAGGCTATCCGGGCCGCCGCTACTATGGCGGTTGTGAATATGTTGATGTAGCAGAAAATCTAGCAATCAACCGAGCGAAGGAAATTTTCGGAGCAGAGCATGTCAACGTACAGCCGCACTCTGGTGCACAAGCAAACATGGCAGTTTATTTCGCCTTCTTGGAACCAGGCGATACAGTTCTTGGTATGAACCTCAGTCACGGCGGTCATCTGACACACGGCAGCCCGGTGAACTTCAGTGGTAAGCTGTATAACTTCACTGAGTATGGTGTGGATCAGGAAACAGAGCAGCTGGACTACGAAGCTGTTCGTGCTAAAGCGCTTGAAGTAAAGCCAAAAATGATTGTAGCTGGTGCAAGTGCATACCCGCGTGCAATTGATTTTGCGAAATTCCGTGAGATTGCAGATGAAGTTGGTGCCTACCTTATGGTTGATATGGCGCATATTGCGGGTCTAATTGCGGCCGGTGTGCACGCAACGCCAGTTCCTTATGCAGATGTTGTAACGACAACAACACATAAGACATTGCGCGGACCTCGCGGCGGTATGATTCTTACAAAAGAAAAGTACGCGAAACAAATAGACAAAGCGGTATTCCCAGCTATGCAGGGCGGTCCATTGATGCATGTTATCGCAGCAAAAGCGATGAGCTTTAAAGAAATCCTCGATAATGATTTTGAAGCATATGCACAGCAAATCGTTGCAAATGCACAGCGTCTTGCGGAAGGTTTAACAAAAGAAGGCGTGCGTCTTGTTTCTGGCGGAACAGACAATCACTTGCTTCTTTTGGATGTTAGCAAACTTGGTCTTACTGGCAAAGATGCAGAGCATGCTTTGGATGAAGTTGGCGTCACAACGAACAAAAACACCATTCCATTTGACCAAGAAGGACCATTCATCACAAGCGGTGTCCGCATCGGAACAGCAGCCGTTACGACGCGCGGCTTCAAGCTTGAAGAAATGGATGAACTTGCCAGCATTATCGCAGATACACTAAAACATCATGAAGATGCAGCAAAACTAGAAGAAGTTAAAGGCCGTGTCAAAACACTGGCTGATCGTTTCCCGCTTTATAAGTAA
- a CDS encoding TIGR01440 family protein — protein sequence MKAIADHIKSVVQELASCGHLHAGDLFLIGCSTSEVAGERIGSAGNTEIANLLYQQLEWLQKETHINLVFQCCEHLNRAIVVEKQISRQYGLTEVSAIPVAKAGGSMAAYAYKQFQDPVLVEDIQAHAGIDIGETMIGMHLKSVAVPFRLQQRFIGGARVNTAYTRPKLIGGVRAVYPD from the coding sequence ATGAAAGCAATCGCAGATCATATAAAATCCGTTGTTCAGGAGCTTGCCTCTTGTGGACACTTGCACGCAGGGGATTTGTTTCTGATTGGCTGTTCAACAAGCGAAGTGGCTGGAGAGAGAATTGGCAGCGCCGGAAATACGGAAATTGCCAATCTGCTTTACCAGCAGCTGGAATGGCTGCAAAAAGAAACGCATATAAATCTCGTATTTCAGTGCTGTGAACACTTAAATCGTGCTATTGTAGTAGAGAAGCAAATCAGTCGGCAATACGGTTTGACCGAAGTTTCCGCGATACCTGTTGCAAAAGCCGGAGGTTCTATGGCTGCGTACGCCTACAAGCAGTTTCAGGATCCGGTATTGGTTGAAGACATTCAGGCGCATGCCGGAATTGATATCGGAGAGACGATGATTGGAATGCATTTGAAGTCAGTTGCAGTGCCTTTTCGATTACAGCAGCGATTCATTGGCGGTGCCCGTGTCAATACAGCTTATACAAGACCTAAACTAATTGGCGGCGTAAGAGCTGTGTACCCTGACTAA